In Clostridia bacterium, the following proteins share a genomic window:
- a CDS encoding NFACT family protein translates to MPFDVLVTRAVATELEALVGSRVERVVQSGAEEVAVAFYGAGVKAWLFFSAQAAHARLNLAPGQVGREDRVSPFLLALRHHLEGAQLQAVSQPPMERVIILRLQGPAIRGGRAYHLIAEIMGRHSNLILVDPETDQIIDGLKRYSHVLSRYREVLPGRPYLSPPRNKVNPLDLTEEEWPRVLLSAGEGRPLEKVLVERLEGFGPCLARELAVRAGLDPGRSLEFLGAYDFARLWQAWRELRAVMEEKRFEPTLIVDRGRVVDYAAIALRQFEGLEQVRLPTMSSAIDRYYSDYLSREVFDREKRRLKQIVLQEQERWVRKLEVQEEILLDAEKAEVHRQAGQVILCNLYRLERGMRSVEGPNPDRPDEMISVELDPSLDPAENAQRFFRRYRKAKVLAEKAAAQLEQARRELAYWESVALALERAETREDLAEIADEVGAQLRPAGRRSGKRGKQKPAEPLRFTSPDGYDVLVGKNNRQNDYICVRLARPEDVWLHARGVAGAHVLVRNPSGGPLPAPTLRFAAGLAAFFSRASGSRAVPVDYTLAKHVHKPKGARPGMVLYTHQSTLAVPPTPPSGGMN, encoded by the coding sequence ATGCCCTTCGATGTGCTGGTGACCCGGGCGGTAGCGACGGAACTGGAGGCCCTGGTAGGCTCCCGGGTGGAACGCGTGGTGCAGTCCGGGGCGGAAGAGGTGGCCGTGGCCTTCTACGGGGCCGGTGTTAAGGCGTGGTTGTTTTTCTCCGCTCAGGCGGCTCACGCCCGCCTGAACCTTGCTCCCGGCCAGGTGGGGCGGGAGGACCGGGTCAGCCCTTTCCTCCTGGCCCTTCGTCACCACCTTGAGGGAGCCCAGCTGCAGGCCGTATCGCAGCCGCCCATGGAAAGGGTCATCATCCTTCGCCTTCAGGGCCCGGCGATTCGGGGCGGCCGGGCCTACCACCTGATTGCCGAGATTATGGGCCGCCACAGCAACCTGATACTGGTGGACCCCGAGACCGATCAGATAATCGACGGTTTGAAGCGATACAGCCACGTCCTCAGCCGCTACCGGGAGGTGCTGCCCGGCCGGCCCTATCTTTCTCCCCCGCGTAACAAGGTGAATCCCCTGGACCTCACGGAGGAGGAATGGCCGCGGGTTCTGCTGTCCGCCGGGGAGGGCCGGCCCCTGGAGAAGGTGCTGGTAGAGCGGCTTGAAGGGTTCGGACCCTGCCTGGCCAGGGAACTGGCGGTACGCGCGGGACTCGATCCCGGCCGGTCGCTCGAGTTTCTAGGCGCCTACGATTTTGCCCGTCTTTGGCAGGCCTGGCGTGAACTGCGCGCGGTAATGGAGGAGAAACGCTTCGAACCCACTCTGATTGTCGACCGGGGCCGGGTAGTGGATTATGCCGCGATTGCCTTGCGCCAGTTCGAGGGGCTGGAACAGGTTCGCCTTCCTACTATGAGTTCGGCCATCGATCGCTATTATTCGGATTATCTGTCCCGAGAGGTCTTTGACCGGGAAAAGAGGCGGCTGAAACAAATAGTGCTTCAGGAGCAAGAGCGGTGGGTACGAAAGCTGGAGGTCCAGGAGGAGATTCTCCTGGATGCCGAAAAGGCGGAAGTCCATCGTCAGGCGGGACAGGTAATCCTTTGCAATCTCTATCGGCTGGAACGGGGGATGCGCTCGGTCGAAGGGCCTAATCCTGACCGGCCGGATGAAATGATTAGCGTGGAGTTGGACCCAAGTCTGGACCCGGCAGAAAACGCCCAGCGGTTTTTCCGGCGCTACCGGAAGGCCAAGGTCCTGGCGGAAAAGGCCGCCGCCCAGTTGGAGCAGGCCCGCCGGGAGTTGGCCTACTGGGAATCGGTGGCCCTGGCCCTGGAGCGGGCGGAGACGCGGGAAGACTTGGCGGAGATAGCCGACGAAGTGGGGGCGCAGCTGCGCCCCGCCGGACGGCGAAGTGGAAAGCGGGGGAAGCAGAAGCCCGCAGAGCCGCTTCGTTTTACCTCTCCCGATGGGTACGATGTGCTGGTAGGGAAAAACAATCGGCAGAACGACTACATCTGCGTTCGGCTGGCCCGGCCGGAAGATGTATGGCTTCACGCCCGGGGCGTTGCCGGTGCACACGTTCTGGTGCGCAACCCCTCCGGCGGCCCCCTTCCGGCCCCCACCCTGCGGTTTGCCGCCGGCCTGGCCGCCTTTTTCAGCCGCGCCTCCGGCAGCCGCGCGGTACCGGTGGATTACACTCTGGCCAAGCACGTCCACAAGCCCAAAGGCGCCCGGCCGGGAATGGTTTTATACACCCACCAGAGCACCCTGGCCGTCCCGCCTACCCCCCCCTCCGGCGGAATGAATTAA